Proteins from one Hoplias malabaricus isolate fHopMal1 chromosome 2, fHopMal1.hap1, whole genome shotgun sequence genomic window:
- the ugp2a gene encoding UDP-glucose pyrophosphorylase 2a isoform X2 yields MTEFQEKLRQQHEKSMHKELEKLLSTTKGAEAECSRKDFEGFKQLFHRFLQVKGPSVDWAKINRPPEDSIQPYERIRAKGLPGDIASSLNKLAVVKLNGGLGTSMGCKGPKSLISVRSENTFLDLTVQQIEHLNKTYNADVPLVLMNSFNTDEDTKKILQKYTHHRVKIHTFNQSRYPRINKESLLPVATSMGLEGENCEAWYPPGHGDIYASFCNSGLLDKLISEGKEYIFVSNIDNLGATVDLHILNHLMSQPADRRCEFVMEVTDKTRADVKGGTLIQYDNKLRLLEIAQVPKAHVDEFKSVTKFKIFNTNNLWISLPAIKRLQEGNTLDLEIIVNPKTLDGGLNVIQLETAVGAAIKSFDNALGINVPRSRFLPVKTSSDLLLVMSNLYSLDAGSLTMSEKREFPTTPHVKLGSSFTKVQDFLRRFESIPDMLELDHLTVSGDVTFGKQVALKGTVIIIANHGDRIDIPAGAMLENKIVSGNLRILDH; encoded by the exons ATGACAGAGTTCCAGGAGAAGCTGAGGCAGCAGCATGAGAAGTCCATGCACAAAGAGCTGGAGAAGCTCCTCTCCACAACCAAGGGAGCAGAGGCTGAG TGCTCCAGGAAGGATTTTGAAGGATTTAAGCAGCTGTTCCACAGGTTCCTGCAGGTGAAAGGGCCATCAGTGGACTGGGCAAAAATCAACAGACCTCCTGAGGATTCg ATCCAGCCCTATGAGCGGATCAGGGCGAAGGGTTTGCCGGGGGATATTGCATCCTCTCTGAATAAGCTGGCCGTGGTGAAGCTGAATGGAGGACTGGGCACCAGTATGGGCTGCAAAGGCCCGAAGAGTCTGATTAGCGTTCGCAGTGAGAACACCTTCCTGGATCTGACTGTGCAGCAGATTGAG CATTTGAATAAGACATATAATGCAGATGTTCCTCTGGTGCTGATGAACAGCTTTAACACTGATGAAGACACCAAGAAGATCCTGCAGAAATACACTCATCACCGAGtgaaaatacacacattcaACCAAAGCag ATATCCAAGGATAAATAAAGAGTCTCTGCTGCCAGTGGCGACCAGTATGGGTCTAGAGGGTGAGAACTGTGAGGCGTGGTACCCTCCAGGTCACGGAGACATCTACGCCAGCTTCTGTAACTCAGGTCTGCTGGATAAGCTGATCTCTGAAGGGAAGGAGTACATCTTTGTCTCCAACATTGATAACCTGGGGGCTACAGTGGACCTCCACATCCTCAATCACCTGATGAGCCAACCTGCCGATAGACGCTGTGAGTTTGTCATGGAGGTGACGGACAAAACGCGAGCAGACGTCAAG GGTGGCACTCTGATCCAGTATGATAATAAACTGAGGCTCTTGGAGATTGCTCAGGTCCCCAAAGCACATGTCGACGAGTTCAAATCCGTCACCAAGTTCAAGATCTTTAACACCAACAACCTGTGGATCAGCCTTCCCGCCATAAAGAGACTGCAAGAGGGGAACACCCTGGACTTGGAGATCATCGTCAACCCAAAG ACACTAGATGGCGGTCTGAACGTGATCCAGTTGGAGACAGCTGTGGGAGCAGCTATTAAGAGCTTCGACAACGCGCTGGGCATTAATGTCCCTCGTAGCCGCTTCCTGCCTGTCAAGACCAGTTCAGACCTCCTGCTGGTCATGTCCAACTTGTACAGCCTGGATGCAGGCTCTCTGACCATGAGCGAGAAAAGGGAGTTCCCCACCACACCCCATGTCAAACTGGGCAGCTCTTTCACCAAG gTTCAGGATTTCCTGCGGAGGTTTGAGAGTATCCCAGACATGCTGGAGCTAGATCACCTCACTGTGTCGGGAGACGTCACTTTTGGAAAACAAGTTGCTTTAAAG GGCACAGTGATAATCATCGCTAATCATGGAGATCGGATCGACATTCCGGCTGGAGCGATGCTGGAGAACAAGATTGTTTCCGGAAATCTGCGCATCCTGGACCATTGA
- the ugp2a gene encoding UDP-glucose pyrophosphorylase 2a isoform X1, which produces MSFVAELNRGCLHAGMTEFQEKLRQQHEKSMHKELEKLLSTTKGAEAECSRKDFEGFKQLFHRFLQVKGPSVDWAKINRPPEDSIQPYERIRAKGLPGDIASSLNKLAVVKLNGGLGTSMGCKGPKSLISVRSENTFLDLTVQQIEHLNKTYNADVPLVLMNSFNTDEDTKKILQKYTHHRVKIHTFNQSRYPRINKESLLPVATSMGLEGENCEAWYPPGHGDIYASFCNSGLLDKLISEGKEYIFVSNIDNLGATVDLHILNHLMSQPADRRCEFVMEVTDKTRADVKGGTLIQYDNKLRLLEIAQVPKAHVDEFKSVTKFKIFNTNNLWISLPAIKRLQEGNTLDLEIIVNPKTLDGGLNVIQLETAVGAAIKSFDNALGINVPRSRFLPVKTSSDLLLVMSNLYSLDAGSLTMSEKREFPTTPHVKLGSSFTKVQDFLRRFESIPDMLELDHLTVSGDVTFGKQVALKGTVIIIANHGDRIDIPAGAMLENKIVSGNLRILDH; this is translated from the exons ATGTCGTTTGTGGCTG AGTTGAATCGAGGTTGTCTGCACGCCGGTATGACAGAGTTCCAGGAGAAGCTGAGGCAGCAGCATGAGAAGTCCATGCACAAAGAGCTGGAGAAGCTCCTCTCCACAACCAAGGGAGCAGAGGCTGAG TGCTCCAGGAAGGATTTTGAAGGATTTAAGCAGCTGTTCCACAGGTTCCTGCAGGTGAAAGGGCCATCAGTGGACTGGGCAAAAATCAACAGACCTCCTGAGGATTCg ATCCAGCCCTATGAGCGGATCAGGGCGAAGGGTTTGCCGGGGGATATTGCATCCTCTCTGAATAAGCTGGCCGTGGTGAAGCTGAATGGAGGACTGGGCACCAGTATGGGCTGCAAAGGCCCGAAGAGTCTGATTAGCGTTCGCAGTGAGAACACCTTCCTGGATCTGACTGTGCAGCAGATTGAG CATTTGAATAAGACATATAATGCAGATGTTCCTCTGGTGCTGATGAACAGCTTTAACACTGATGAAGACACCAAGAAGATCCTGCAGAAATACACTCATCACCGAGtgaaaatacacacattcaACCAAAGCag ATATCCAAGGATAAATAAAGAGTCTCTGCTGCCAGTGGCGACCAGTATGGGTCTAGAGGGTGAGAACTGTGAGGCGTGGTACCCTCCAGGTCACGGAGACATCTACGCCAGCTTCTGTAACTCAGGTCTGCTGGATAAGCTGATCTCTGAAGGGAAGGAGTACATCTTTGTCTCCAACATTGATAACCTGGGGGCTACAGTGGACCTCCACATCCTCAATCACCTGATGAGCCAACCTGCCGATAGACGCTGTGAGTTTGTCATGGAGGTGACGGACAAAACGCGAGCAGACGTCAAG GGTGGCACTCTGATCCAGTATGATAATAAACTGAGGCTCTTGGAGATTGCTCAGGTCCCCAAAGCACATGTCGACGAGTTCAAATCCGTCACCAAGTTCAAGATCTTTAACACCAACAACCTGTGGATCAGCCTTCCCGCCATAAAGAGACTGCAAGAGGGGAACACCCTGGACTTGGAGATCATCGTCAACCCAAAG ACACTAGATGGCGGTCTGAACGTGATCCAGTTGGAGACAGCTGTGGGAGCAGCTATTAAGAGCTTCGACAACGCGCTGGGCATTAATGTCCCTCGTAGCCGCTTCCTGCCTGTCAAGACCAGTTCAGACCTCCTGCTGGTCATGTCCAACTTGTACAGCCTGGATGCAGGCTCTCTGACCATGAGCGAGAAAAGGGAGTTCCCCACCACACCCCATGTCAAACTGGGCAGCTCTTTCACCAAG gTTCAGGATTTCCTGCGGAGGTTTGAGAGTATCCCAGACATGCTGGAGCTAGATCACCTCACTGTGTCGGGAGACGTCACTTTTGGAAAACAAGTTGCTTTAAAG GGCACAGTGATAATCATCGCTAATCATGGAGATCGGATCGACATTCCGGCTGGAGCGATGCTGGAGAACAAGATTGTTTCCGGAAATCTGCGCATCCTGGACCATTGA
- the mdh1aa gene encoding malate dehydrogenase 1Aa, NAD (soluble) isoform X2, with product MAEPIRVLVTGAAGQIAYSLLYSIAKGDVFGKDQPIILVLLDIPPMLPVLDGVVMELQDCALPLLREVIPTDKVEVGFKELDAAILVGSMPRKEGMERKDLLKANVAIFKTQGAALEKYAKKTVKVLVVGNPANTNCLIASKSAPSIPKENFSCLTRLDHNRARSQVAIRVGVTSEKVKNVIIWGNHSSTQYPDVHHSTVSLNGKEVPAYDAVKDDSWLKGDFITTVQQRGAAVIKARKLSSAMSAAKAICDHMRDIWFGTPDGEFVSMGIYSSGNSYGVPDDLMYSFPVTIKNKSWKVVDGLPINDFSRGKMDATAAELIEERDTALSFLGV from the exons ATG GCTGAGCCCATCCGTGTGCTGGTGACCGGAGCAGCCGGACAGATTGCGTACTCTCTGCTGTACAGTATCGCTAAAGGAGATGTCTTCGGCAAGGACCAG CCAATCATCTTGGTCCTGCTGGACATCCCGCCCATGCTGCCTGTCCTGGATGGAGTCGTCATGGAGCTCCAGGACTGTGCTCTCCCACTGCTCAGAG AGGTGATCCCCACTGATAAGGTGGAGGTGGGTTTTAAGGAACTGGATGCTGCCATCCTGGTTGGCTCCATGCCCAGGAAGGAGGGGATGGAAAGGAAGGACCTGCTGAAGGCCAATGTGGCCATCTTCAAAACACAGGGGGCTGCGCTGGAAAAATACGCCAAGAAGACAGTCAAG GTCTTGGTGGTGGGTAACCCAGCCAATACCAACTGTCTGATCGCCTCCAAGTCTGCTCCGTCCATCCCCAAGGAAAACTTCTCCTGTCTGACCCGACTGGACCACAACAGGGCCCGCtctcag GTGGCGATTCGTGTTGGTGTGACCTCAGAAAAGGTGAAGAACGTGATTATCTGGGGAAATCACTCGTCCACGCAGTACCCAGATGTCCATCACTCCACGGTCAGCCTGAACGGCAAAGAGGTGCCTGCCTACGACGCTGTGAAGGACGACAGCTGGCTGAAAGGAGACTTCATCACA acGGTGCAGCAGCGTGGTGCTGCTGTGATCAAAGCCAGGAAGCTGTCCAGTGCCATGTCGGCTGCTAAGGCCATCTGTGATCACATGCGGGACATTTGGTTTGGGACCCCTGAC GGTGAGTTTGTGTCCATGGGCATCTACTCCTCTGGGAATTCCTATGGCGTTCCAGATGACCTCATGTACTCATTCCCTGTCACGATCAAG AATAAGTCCTGGAAGGTAGTGGATGGCCTGCCAATTAATGACTTCTCTCGTGGTAAAATGGATGCCACAGCAGCGGAGCTGATTGAGGAGAGAGACACCGCTCTGTCCTTCCTCGGAGTCTGA
- the mdh1aa gene encoding malate dehydrogenase 1Aa, NAD (soluble) isoform X1, giving the protein MLTLLTAMYLVVRAASAQAEPIRVLVTGAAGQIAYSLLYSIAKGDVFGKDQPIILVLLDIPPMLPVLDGVVMELQDCALPLLREVIPTDKVEVGFKELDAAILVGSMPRKEGMERKDLLKANVAIFKTQGAALEKYAKKTVKVLVVGNPANTNCLIASKSAPSIPKENFSCLTRLDHNRARSQVAIRVGVTSEKVKNVIIWGNHSSTQYPDVHHSTVSLNGKEVPAYDAVKDDSWLKGDFITTVQQRGAAVIKARKLSSAMSAAKAICDHMRDIWFGTPDGEFVSMGIYSSGNSYGVPDDLMYSFPVTIKNKSWKVVDGLPINDFSRGKMDATAAELIEERDTALSFLGV; this is encoded by the exons GCTGAGCCCATCCGTGTGCTGGTGACCGGAGCAGCCGGACAGATTGCGTACTCTCTGCTGTACAGTATCGCTAAAGGAGATGTCTTCGGCAAGGACCAG CCAATCATCTTGGTCCTGCTGGACATCCCGCCCATGCTGCCTGTCCTGGATGGAGTCGTCATGGAGCTCCAGGACTGTGCTCTCCCACTGCTCAGAG AGGTGATCCCCACTGATAAGGTGGAGGTGGGTTTTAAGGAACTGGATGCTGCCATCCTGGTTGGCTCCATGCCCAGGAAGGAGGGGATGGAAAGGAAGGACCTGCTGAAGGCCAATGTGGCCATCTTCAAAACACAGGGGGCTGCGCTGGAAAAATACGCCAAGAAGACAGTCAAG GTCTTGGTGGTGGGTAACCCAGCCAATACCAACTGTCTGATCGCCTCCAAGTCTGCTCCGTCCATCCCCAAGGAAAACTTCTCCTGTCTGACCCGACTGGACCACAACAGGGCCCGCtctcag GTGGCGATTCGTGTTGGTGTGACCTCAGAAAAGGTGAAGAACGTGATTATCTGGGGAAATCACTCGTCCACGCAGTACCCAGATGTCCATCACTCCACGGTCAGCCTGAACGGCAAAGAGGTGCCTGCCTACGACGCTGTGAAGGACGACAGCTGGCTGAAAGGAGACTTCATCACA acGGTGCAGCAGCGTGGTGCTGCTGTGATCAAAGCCAGGAAGCTGTCCAGTGCCATGTCGGCTGCTAAGGCCATCTGTGATCACATGCGGGACATTTGGTTTGGGACCCCTGAC GGTGAGTTTGTGTCCATGGGCATCTACTCCTCTGGGAATTCCTATGGCGTTCCAGATGACCTCATGTACTCATTCCCTGTCACGATCAAG AATAAGTCCTGGAAGGTAGTGGATGGCCTGCCAATTAATGACTTCTCTCGTGGTAAAATGGATGCCACAGCAGCGGAGCTGATTGAGGAGAGAGACACCGCTCTGTCCTTCCTCGGAGTCTGA